The following proteins are encoded in a genomic region of Cydia fagiglandana chromosome 26, ilCydFagi1.1, whole genome shotgun sequence:
- the LOC134677663 gene encoding uncharacterized protein LOC134677663 — MAKMSVGFLSVFNHEEQEWLLYKGRLEQWFIANDISEDTLRDRFVLGMTGGPERDRLFREPLEDFTLAKALQLAESIRCAREGAQQAKVRDTADVHKVTARAAGPQQQANATRQNGVPQASTSRDQKGSVQCSVCGYFNHEGKKCRFRNASCKLCGVKGHLMRVCNAKNVPSNHHFLQCCTDEADEVFSDAAVPWQ; from the coding sequence ATGGCTAAAATGTCAGTTGGATTTTTGAGTGTGTTCAATCACGAAGAACAGGAGTGGTTATTATATAAGGGCCGCCTTGAACAATGGTTTATAGCAAATGACATTAGTGAAGACACGCTGCGAGATCGGTTCGTGCTGGGCATGACTGGAGGCCCGGAGCGGGACCGGCTATTCAGAGAACCTCTGGAAGACTTCACACTAGCGAAGGCACTGCAGTTAGCGGAGAGCATCCGCTGCGCGAGAGAAGGTGCGCAGCAGGCGAAGGTGCGCGACACAGCGGACGTCCACAAGGTGACAGCGCGGGCGGCCGGCCCGCAGCAGCAAGCCAACGCGACTCGGCAGAACGGGGTTCCGCAGGCGAGCACCTCGCGGGATCAAAAGGGTTCTGTACAGTGTTCAGTGTGCGGATACTTTAACCATGAGGGCAAGAAGTGTAGATTTAGGAATGCGTCGTGCAAGTTGTGCGGTGTTAAAGGGCATTTAATGCGCGTTTGTAACGCGAAGAATGTCCCATCTAATCACCATTTCCTACAATGTTGCACGGATGAAGCCGATGAGG